From one Mytilus trossulus isolate FHL-02 chromosome 10, PNRI_Mtr1.1.1.hap1, whole genome shotgun sequence genomic stretch:
- the LOC134688130 gene encoding uncharacterized protein LOC134688130 encodes MEAGQVTQTESDMSYTTLFAGANSRRKHNASTRNVNQHLTEKPCIFCKDIHSPANCQKVRDLDERLAIVKRNYLCFNCLGTHHIKECNSKSSCSNCGKRHHTSLCNEVEHTANPDQRSEHRFTDTKDLAQSCTNESTTSTPTVVNFVKDTEIQEDSTILHSSAQFHSNVLLKTAVAPVSSNHHCTDTNILFDEGAQRSFVTESLARKLNLQREGVEKIQLSSFGETNTIARRLDKATVYVETETGHKIPIHALIVPIIAMPLQNHIRYIDRNNNYLKGLKLAHPVMQQDTFEISLLIGADFYWVIVKDKVVRGNGPTAVKSKLGYLLSGPLEKPHLSTASSIFNVLISHKTEEHDLEAFRKIEATGIESPGVHRKESYIEFRDDKDYAKLPWKHDNDSIQH; translated from the coding sequence ATGGAAGCCGGACAAGTTACACAGACAGAAAGTGATATGTCGTATACTACCCTTTTCGCCGGTGCTAACTCACGAAGAAAACACAACGCAAGTACTAGAAATGTTAATCAGCATTTAACAGAAAAGCCGTGCATTTTCTGCAAAGATATTCATTCGCCTGCCAACTGCCAGAAAGTACGCGATTTAGATGAACGCCTCGCTATTGTTAAACGTAACTATTTATGCTTCAACTGCCTCGGTACACATCACATAAAAGAATGCAACTCGAAAAGCTCATGTAGTAACTGTGGTAAACGCCACCACACTAGTTTATGTAATGAAGTTGAACACACCGCGAACCCCGACCAGAGAAGTGAACACCGTTTCACTGACACGAAAGATCTCGCTCAAAGTTGTACGAACGAAAGTACGACATCTACACCGACTGTAGTAAATTTCGTGAAGGATACCGAGATACAAGAAGACTCAACAATATTACACTCGTCAGCACAATTTCACTCAAATGTATTGTTGAAAACTGCCGTGGCCCCCGTTTCGTCAAATCATCATTGCACAGATacgaatattttgtttgatgaaGGCGCTCAAAGGTCTTTTGTAACGGAGAGTCTTGCGCGAAAATTAAACCTGCAAAGAGAAGGAGTCGAAAAGATTCAACTCTCATCATTTGGCGAAACCAACACTATTGCTAGGCGACTCGATAAAGCCACAGTTTATGTTGAAACTGAAACTGGACATAAAATACCTATACATGCATTAATCGTTCCTATTATAGCTATGCCGTTACAGAACCACATTCGTTACATTGACAGGAACAATAACTATTTGAAAGGACTAAAGCTCGCACATCCAGTTATGCAACAGGATACATTCGAAATTTCACTATTAATTGGAGCCGATTTTTATTGGGTAATAGTTAAAGATAAAGTTGTACGCGGAAACGGACCCACCGCAGTCAAATCGAAATTAGGGTACTTACTTTCTGGACCGTTAGAAAAACCACACTTATCAACAGCGTCAAGCATTTTCAATGTTCTTATTTCACATAAAACAGAGGAACACGACTTAGAAGCGTTTAGGAAGATTGAAGCTACAGGAATAGAATCTCCAGGAGTACACAGAAAAGAGAGCTATATAGAGTTTCGCGACGACAAAGATTATGCAaagttaccatggaaacacgACAACGATTCAATacaacattaa
- the LOC134688131 gene encoding uncharacterized protein LOC134688131: protein MELPKLKSRRTGNRSAVTRLLRKFADAKESSEFDREELIATYENLQDSPEIVQTSYTTPSLPQSNDAARILTETGQIATSILTPSYAIPSAISSNHRLPKLILPTFNGNILEWQSFWDSYESAVHYNPTLTDVQKFNYLKAQLENEAAQTIAGFSLTNANYAEAVNVLIERFGQTHKITQAHLQALLAITPPQDDLISLRMFYDKMESLVRGLESLGQTQDSYGN, encoded by the exons ATGGAGCTACCAAAGCTGAAATCAAGAAGAACGGGCAATCGTAGTGCCGTTACCAGACTTTTACGAAAATTTGCCGACGCAAAAGAAAGTTCTGAATTCGACAGAGAGGAGCTGATAGCCACATATGAAAATCTACAAGA TTCACCCGAAATCGTACAGACAAGTTATACCACCCCGTCATTGCCACAGTCAAATGATGCCGCTCGAATTTTAACAGAGACAGGCCAAATTGCCACATCAATTCTCACGCCAAGCTATGCTATCCCGTCCGCTATATCCAGCAATCACCGTTTGCCAAAATTAATTTTACCTACATTTAATGGCAATATATTAGAATGGCAAAGCTTTTGGGATTCGTACGAATCAGCAGTTCATTACAACCCAACATTGACAGATgttcaaaagtttaattatttgaagGCCCAATTAGAAAACGAAGCCGCTCAGACAATTGCCGGATTTTCTCTAACTAACGCTAACTATGCCGAAGCCGTAAATGTTCTGATAGAGAGATTTGGACAGACTCATAAAATAACACAAGCACACCTACAAGCACTGCTTGCTATTACGCCACCCCAAGATGACCTCATAAGCCTGAGAATGTTTTATGACAAAATGGAGAGTTTAGTTAGAGGACTTGAATCGCTTGGACAGACACAGGACTCATACGGTAATTAA